From the genome of Nocardia sp. NBC_01503, one region includes:
- a CDS encoding type VII secretion target has translation MPFEVNPDGLRAAAGALALLPGDIDRAPHLAAEPVAAKMPGSAAGAALGQSDALSRKAKEVLKARFDEFSTALTLAADTYQGTDTDAANRLAMLPDINSGDPHAGR, from the coding sequence ATGCCATTCGAAGTCAACCCCGACGGCCTCCGCGCCGCCGCGGGCGCGCTTGCCCTGCTCCCCGGCGATATAGACCGCGCTCCCCACCTCGCTGCCGAACCGGTTGCCGCGAAGATGCCCGGGTCCGCCGCGGGAGCCGCCCTCGGCCAATCCGACGCATTGAGCCGTAAGGCGAAGGAAGTCCTGAAGGCGCGTTTCGACGAGTTCTCCACCGCCCTCACCCTCGCCGCCGACACCTACCAGGGCACCGATACCGACGCCGCGAACCGCCTGGCAATGCTCCCCGATATCAACTCCGGCGACCCGCACGCGGGCCGGTGA
- a CDS encoding exonuclease domain-containing protein has translation MPGLSFAALDVETANSSRGSICAVGVAIVRDGIRLATHSWLCRPPRSVDFFSRHNIRVHGISPMMVADEPVFAECFPEVLEAVADLPLVAHNAGFDSGAIREACRHSEIPAPNWDFTCTLTMSRRHLDLDSYRLPDVAEALDISLLAHHNAAADATAAADIVLALSARTGITSLNDLERLGSDRPYRTRPKPPLRVEVPRPRRTFFAREELVLPEVTGIDPTHPLHGQTIVFTGDLTTLTRQEAWNIIAACGATPAKNVTKRTTCLVIGDGFTGRDPSTFTTTKAHRATQLRAQGQHIEVLDEQHFLAMLKPTLTVS, from the coding sequence ATGCCCGGACTCTCCTTCGCGGCCCTGGATGTCGAGACCGCCAACTCCTCGCGCGGCAGCATCTGCGCCGTCGGCGTGGCGATCGTTCGCGACGGCATACGCCTGGCCACTCACTCCTGGTTGTGCCGTCCACCGCGATCCGTGGACTTCTTCTCCCGCCATAACATTCGCGTTCACGGCATTTCGCCCATGATGGTGGCGGATGAACCCGTCTTCGCCGAGTGCTTCCCGGAGGTCCTCGAAGCCGTCGCGGACCTGCCCCTGGTAGCCCACAATGCCGGGTTCGACAGCGGCGCGATTCGCGAAGCCTGCCGACACAGCGAAATCCCCGCTCCGAATTGGGATTTCACCTGCACTCTGACCATGTCCCGCCGCCACCTCGACCTGGACAGCTACCGCCTCCCCGATGTAGCCGAAGCTCTCGACATCTCCCTCCTCGCCCACCACAACGCCGCCGCCGACGCCACAGCTGCCGCCGACATCGTCCTGGCCCTGTCCGCCCGCACCGGCATCACCTCTCTGAACGACCTCGAACGCCTCGGCTCCGACCGCCCCTACCGCACCCGCCCGAAACCCCCACTCCGAGTGGAAGTCCCACGCCCCCGCCGCACCTTCTTCGCCCGCGAGGAACTGGTCCTGCCGGAGGTCACCGGCATCGACCCAACTCACCCCCTCCACGGCCAAACCATCGTCTTCACAGGCGATCTCACCACCCTCACTCGCCAGGAAGCCTGGAACATCATCGCCGCCTGCGGCGCCACCCCCGCCAAGAACGTCACCAAACGCACCACCTGCCTGGTGATCGGCGACGGCTTCACCGGCCGAGACCCTTCAACCTTCACCACGACCAAGGCCCACCGCGCCACCCAACTCCGAGCCCAAGGACAACACATCGAAGTCCTCGACGAGCAGCACTTTCTCGCAATGCTCAAGCCAACCCTGACGGTGTCATGA
- a CDS encoding protein kinase domain-containing protein translates to MQPQIVGGRYELINEIGAGGMGQVYDGFDRHLRRQIAVKFTHPSLDKDPDWTKRFFREAEFMAQLRHPGLPMIHDAGIEPGSPERPYLVMEFVKGITFDDLLEREGPLPVGVVASLGAQAAAVLAATHRNRIYHRDLKPSNLMLCADGTVKVLDFGLAVSLDADKTRYTSTGHTLGTPAFMAPEQVEGGTVVPQTDLYALGLVLHELLTGDRVMTGSSPYVVWQNQVHKAPPDILYERPEVPVELARLVMAMLAKAPEQRPDDAATVHAVLLRHATGVTVLSEVTDPLSPALLYARAAAAGGSSRSAPTVVAPTRVLRTGPETTPSVPPVPTDFSRGDIQRAMRRARDFADDSRYDPAVHELQTVVDKALPRFGSRDADVVEARLRLADLRFESVDYAGAAELYRALIDDLTAERGPYDDHVMYCQRRLAACHVHTGDVKAALTRLKRLHSQMAVRYGEQDRRVIELAAQIGHIKAG, encoded by the coding sequence GTGCAACCGCAGATCGTCGGCGGCCGGTACGAGCTGATCAATGAGATCGGCGCGGGCGGTATGGGGCAGGTCTACGACGGCTTCGACCGCCATCTGCGGCGGCAGATCGCGGTGAAGTTCACCCATCCGAGTCTGGACAAGGATCCGGATTGGACCAAACGCTTCTTTCGGGAGGCGGAGTTCATGGCGCAGCTGCGGCATCCGGGGCTGCCGATGATCCATGATGCCGGGATCGAGCCGGGGTCTCCCGAACGGCCTTATCTGGTAATGGAATTCGTCAAGGGGATCACCTTCGACGATCTGCTCGAGCGTGAGGGGCCGTTGCCTGTGGGTGTGGTCGCCTCGCTGGGTGCGCAGGCGGCGGCGGTGCTGGCGGCCACGCACCGGAATCGGATCTATCACCGGGATTTGAAGCCGTCGAACCTCATGCTGTGTGCTGACGGGACCGTGAAGGTGCTCGATTTCGGGCTCGCGGTCTCGCTCGATGCCGACAAGACCCGGTACACCAGCACCGGACATACCTTGGGCACACCGGCTTTCATGGCTCCGGAGCAGGTCGAGGGCGGGACCGTGGTGCCGCAGACCGATCTCTACGCGCTGGGGCTCGTACTGCATGAATTGCTCACCGGCGATCGGGTGATGACCGGTAGTTCGCCATATGTGGTGTGGCAGAACCAGGTTCATAAGGCACCACCTGACATCCTTTACGAGAGACCGGAAGTGCCAGTCGAGCTGGCTCGGCTGGTCATGGCCATGCTCGCCAAAGCGCCGGAACAGCGGCCCGATGATGCGGCGACCGTGCATGCTGTCCTGCTGCGGCATGCCACCGGGGTGACGGTGCTCTCCGAAGTGACCGATCCGCTCAGCCCGGCGCTCCTTTACGCCCGGGCAGCAGCGGCGGGCGGATCCTCGCGCAGCGCACCGACTGTCGTGGCTCCGACGCGTGTGCTGCGAACCGGGCCCGAGACCACGCCGAGCGTCCCGCCGGTGCCCACCGACTTCAGCCGCGGCGATATCCAGCGCGCCATGCGCCGCGCCCGCGATTTCGCCGACGACTCGCGATACGACCCGGCCGTGCACGAACTGCAAACCGTCGTCGACAAGGCGCTGCCCAGATTCGGTTCTCGCGACGCCGATGTGGTCGAGGCGCGGCTGCGGCTCGCCGATCTGCGTTTCGAGAGCGTCGACTATGCCGGAGCCGCAGAGCTTTACCGCGCGCTCATCGACGATCTGACTGCCGAGCGCGGGCCGTATGACGACCATGTCATGTACTGCCAGCGCCGGTTGGCGGCCTGCCATGTGCACACCGGGGATGTGAAAGCCGCGCTGACGCGGCTCAAGCGGCTGCACAGTCAGATGGCGGTGCGATACGGCGAACAGGACAGGCGCGTCATCGAATTGGCGGCGCAGATCGGTCATATCAAGGCTGGCTGA
- a CDS encoding N-6 DNA methylase, with amino-acid sequence MSKPASTVSAAEISRLADVTRATVSNWRRRHDDFPKPIAGSSEARPQFDLREVQEWLVGHGVEVSESPVTELRTLVRSRTTPDALSRLMAGLRASKGKWSADPRADVHGGVDVHSEADVHSRSGTLRDRVADLLLALERAAAADGNRAALDVLAERALEDTAATGVYITPEAVAKLMAALLDSPAALELRSVLDPACGSGSLVLAATVAGAVELYGQDALSVQVERTRLLLEAEADLEPDVREGDSLTADAFPDLRVDAVLCNPPYGQRDWGSGELAFDTRWDYGTPPRGEPELAWVQHAIAHLRPGGTALLLLPPAVATRPSGRKIRAGLVRKGALRAVIGLAPGAAQPWHVGLQIWVLRPSQAGEPASDTMLFVDTTALPATTDGIDWEAVTESTVRAWRAFDGENSGTATISGFAAAVRLVEVLDDEVDLTPARYVRSSLDSDSVSDQVDDAIRRLSGVAAELASVTDALGGWSAASGKSWRFVSIADLVNYGQLEWVRASPPSTAKSANGTRVLTAPDVATGSPASGSFATSAPETEVEIRDGDVLIPAVRSDRTGGRSARVAGPEDVGAIRGPHVHLLRLDRERLDPWFVAGFLTGAENVSATRTSTIRFDPSRLRIPVLALAEQQRYGETFRHLFLLRNAARRAGYAAEHVAELVTTGLTAGALAPDEKDQK; translated from the coding sequence ATGTCGAAGCCCGCGTCCACGGTCAGTGCTGCGGAGATTTCGCGGTTGGCCGACGTCACGCGAGCCACGGTCAGCAACTGGCGGCGGCGGCATGACGACTTTCCCAAGCCGATCGCCGGGAGTAGTGAGGCGCGGCCGCAGTTCGACCTGCGGGAAGTGCAGGAATGGCTGGTCGGGCACGGGGTTGAGGTTTCCGAGTCGCCGGTTACCGAGCTGCGGACACTGGTGCGGTCGCGCACCACGCCGGATGCCCTTTCTCGGTTGATGGCGGGGCTTCGGGCCTCGAAGGGGAAGTGGAGCGCGGACCCGCGAGCCGATGTACACGGCGGGGTCGATGTACACAGCGAGGCGGATGTACACAGTCGATCCGGAACGCTTCGTGACCGTGTCGCCGATCTGCTGCTGGCGCTTGAACGCGCGGCCGCTGCGGACGGTAATCGCGCCGCTCTGGATGTTCTCGCGGAGCGGGCCCTGGAGGACACTGCCGCAACGGGTGTGTACATCACGCCGGAGGCGGTCGCGAAACTCATGGCGGCCCTGCTGGATTCACCTGCCGCGTTGGAATTGCGGAGCGTGCTGGACCCGGCTTGCGGGAGCGGGTCGCTCGTACTGGCCGCGACGGTGGCCGGTGCGGTCGAACTCTATGGTCAGGATGCTCTGTCTGTGCAAGTCGAGCGCACGCGGTTGCTGCTGGAAGCGGAGGCCGACCTCGAACCCGATGTACGAGAGGGCGATTCGCTCACCGCTGACGCCTTTCCGGACCTGCGCGTCGATGCCGTGCTCTGCAATCCGCCCTATGGACAACGTGATTGGGGGTCCGGTGAGCTCGCGTTCGACACCCGCTGGGATTACGGCACACCGCCGCGTGGTGAGCCGGAGCTGGCTTGGGTGCAGCACGCCATAGCGCATCTGCGGCCGGGTGGTACCGCCCTGCTGCTCCTGCCGCCCGCGGTGGCGACTCGTCCCTCCGGGCGGAAGATTCGCGCGGGCCTGGTGCGGAAGGGCGCGCTGCGTGCGGTTATCGGACTGGCTCCGGGTGCGGCGCAACCGTGGCATGTGGGATTGCAGATTTGGGTGCTGCGGCCATCGCAGGCGGGTGAGCCCGCTTCGGACACCATGCTTTTCGTCGACACGACGGCGCTACCGGCGACCACCGACGGTATCGACTGGGAAGCGGTCACCGAGTCGACGGTGCGGGCATGGCGTGCGTTCGATGGTGAGAACTCCGGCACCGCAACTATTTCCGGATTCGCGGCAGCGGTGCGGCTGGTCGAGGTGCTGGACGATGAGGTAGATCTGACTCCGGCGCGGTACGTCCGCTCATCACTCGACTCGGATAGCGTTTCCGATCAGGTCGACGATGCGATTCGCAGACTCTCCGGTGTCGCGGCGGAATTGGCCTCGGTGACCGATGCGCTGGGTGGATGGTCGGCGGCCTCGGGCAAGTCGTGGCGGTTCGTGTCCATCGCTGATCTGGTGAATTACGGTCAGTTGGAATGGGTTCGGGCCTCTCCGCCGAGTACGGCGAAGTCGGCCAATGGCACTCGTGTGCTGACGGCTCCGGATGTTGCCACCGGCAGCCCGGCCTCGGGCAGTTTCGCCACCTCGGCACCGGAGACCGAGGTCGAAATTCGGGACGGTGATGTGCTGATTCCGGCGGTTCGCAGTGATCGGACCGGCGGCCGCAGTGCGCGTGTCGCGGGTCCGGAGGATGTGGGCGCGATTCGCGGGCCGCATGTGCACCTGCTCCGCCTCGATCGTGAGCGACTCGACCCGTGGTTCGTCGCCGGGTTCCTCACCGGCGCGGAGAATGTCTCCGCCACAAGGACATCCACCATTCGATTCGATCCGAGCCGATTGCGGATACCGGTGCTCGCACTGGCCGAGCAGCAGCGCTACGGCGAGACGTTTCGCCATCTTTTCCTGCTGCGCAATGCTGCTCGCAGAGCCGGATACGCCGCCGAACATGTCGCCGAGCTGGTGACCACCGGGCTGACCGCCGGAGCGCTGGCACCGGATGAGAAGGACCAGAAGTGA
- a CDS encoding DUF4352 domain-containing protein, producing the protein MSHPNQPHPGQLPPQQGYPQYPTPPAPKKSHTLRTILIILAVIVAVCGIGGALMSKGSSSSSSPGTDPNKPLPGLNTPVRDGKFEFVITAVQSGVKTLGDNEFLQKTAQGTYTVVSISITNTSDKPYGFSPSDQYVFDAKNRKFSNDPTAAINLQSDTSLYANLNPGNTITAQVVYDLPADSAPDHMVLHDSMFSGGVTVSLH; encoded by the coding sequence ATGTCCCACCCGAACCAGCCCCACCCCGGCCAACTCCCCCCGCAACAGGGCTATCCGCAGTACCCGACACCACCGGCACCCAAGAAGTCCCACACCCTCAGAACCATCCTGATAATCCTCGCCGTCATCGTCGCGGTGTGCGGCATCGGAGGCGCACTGATGAGCAAAGGCAGCAGCTCCTCATCCTCCCCCGGCACCGACCCCAACAAGCCACTCCCCGGCCTGAACACCCCCGTCCGCGACGGCAAGTTCGAATTCGTCATCACCGCGGTCCAATCCGGCGTAAAAACCCTGGGCGACAACGAGTTCCTCCAAAAGACGGCTCAGGGCACCTACACCGTCGTATCGATCTCCATCACCAACACCTCCGACAAGCCCTACGGCTTCTCCCCCAGCGATCAGTACGTCTTCGACGCCAAGAACCGCAAATTCAGCAACGACCCCACCGCGGCCATCAACCTCCAGTCCGACACCAGCCTCTACGCAAACCTCAACCCCGGCAACACAATCACCGCCCAGGTCGTTTACGACTTGCCAGCAGATTCAGCTCCCGATCACATGGTCCTGCACGACTCGATGTTCTCCGGCGGCGTCACGGTCTCACTGCACTAG
- a CDS encoding alpha/beta hydrolase yields the protein MRPTISQLEGWNLDGLSNAATAARSNAGTLDNSVSNCSRTLTSAQDWRGRTRDAATRRIDEEVDHGYEVRNLLLRLADDADDACKGLKHARDYVLQQKKLAEAQGFTVSPDGSVSSTDPEKADDAAVFQLNISSGLDEVERVDTAFGKSLAETQADLAAIRDGQQDITLPDGTRQDPDAVATRLTAMSPDERATFLAGLSTDDQRQLVIAAPEKLGNMNGVPFDMRIAANEINIQNALFDERQKPNPSQARIKQLESMLGQIPDPTTTNSHDETAVSSGPGATPGNHLVDRKFVLFDPTGSGRMIEMIGDIAPGVPGVGVIVPGTNTTLDGSNSNHVSAWNLSDRTHGPIFLYMDGDFPQGLADLGNGAPSPKFAAEMAPRLVDFGHELDREVAARAPGTPVTYVGHSYGGSIVGTAEQLGLRADRVLHASSAGTGIYSTEWNDPNPNVQRYSMTAPGDPIGIVQSYPRDGITLSGIHLPGNPHAGNPLNGDPDEIPGVTRLDTGFYGSEKDGHHMGEVVFGPNGHGKYWDDPGSTAFQNIVGVIAGGEVKGYVERGIETSWVDVGLGDDGDGAKEGFNAAEALAASKIPYAHIQPYADPRITENPQPGPTIKVR from the coding sequence ATGCGTCCCACGATCAGCCAACTCGAAGGCTGGAACCTCGACGGCCTGAGCAATGCCGCGACCGCAGCGCGCAGCAACGCGGGCACGCTCGACAACTCGGTCAGCAACTGCTCCCGCACCCTGACCTCGGCCCAGGATTGGCGCGGCCGCACCCGCGATGCCGCGACACGACGCATCGACGAAGAGGTCGACCACGGCTATGAGGTCCGAAACCTATTGCTGCGCTTGGCAGATGACGCCGACGACGCCTGTAAGGGCCTGAAGCACGCCCGCGACTACGTACTACAGCAGAAGAAGCTGGCCGAAGCTCAGGGCTTCACCGTGAGCCCGGACGGCAGCGTATCGAGCACTGATCCGGAGAAGGCCGACGATGCGGCAGTCTTCCAACTGAACATCTCCAGCGGCCTCGACGAGGTCGAACGCGTCGACACGGCCTTCGGCAAGAGCCTCGCGGAAACCCAGGCCGACCTGGCCGCGATCCGTGATGGGCAACAGGACATCACCCTGCCGGATGGAACACGGCAGGATCCCGACGCGGTGGCAACCCGTCTGACCGCCATGTCGCCCGATGAACGAGCCACCTTCCTGGCCGGGCTCAGCACCGACGATCAACGGCAACTGGTGATCGCCGCGCCCGAGAAGCTGGGCAATATGAACGGCGTCCCGTTCGACATGCGAATCGCCGCGAACGAGATCAATATTCAGAACGCGTTGTTCGATGAACGGCAGAAGCCGAATCCCAGCCAAGCTCGGATCAAGCAGCTGGAATCGATGCTCGGCCAGATACCCGATCCCACCACGACAAATTCCCATGACGAGACCGCGGTCTCCAGCGGCCCCGGTGCCACCCCCGGCAACCATCTCGTCGACCGGAAATTCGTTCTCTTCGACCCCACCGGCAGCGGGCGAATGATCGAGATGATCGGCGATATCGCACCGGGGGTACCCGGTGTCGGAGTGATCGTGCCGGGCACGAACACCACGCTCGACGGCTCGAACTCCAACCACGTGTCGGCGTGGAACCTCTCCGACCGAACCCACGGCCCGATCTTTCTCTACATGGACGGAGACTTCCCGCAGGGTCTCGCCGATCTCGGAAATGGCGCTCCCAGCCCGAAATTCGCCGCTGAGATGGCTCCGCGCCTGGTCGATTTCGGCCACGAGCTCGATCGAGAAGTGGCCGCTCGAGCGCCGGGCACACCGGTCACTTATGTCGGGCATTCCTACGGCGGCTCGATCGTCGGCACCGCCGAGCAGCTCGGCCTGCGCGCCGACCGCGTCCTGCACGCGTCGTCGGCCGGAACCGGCATCTACAGCACCGAATGGAATGACCCGAACCCGAACGTGCAGCGCTATTCGATGACTGCCCCGGGTGACCCGATCGGAATAGTCCAGTCCTACCCCCGCGATGGGATCACCCTCAGCGGGATTCATCTGCCGGGCAACCCGCATGCCGGGAATCCGCTCAATGGTGATCCCGACGAGATTCCCGGAGTGACTCGCCTCGACACCGGTTTCTACGGCAGCGAGAAGGACGGACACCACATGGGTGAAGTCGTATTCGGTCCGAATGGCCACGGCAAGTACTGGGACGATCCCGGATCGACGGCATTTCAAAACATCGTGGGGGTCATCGCAGGTGGGGAGGTCAAAGGGTATGTTGAGCGCGGCATCGAGACCAGCTGGGTCGACGTGGGCCTCGGTGACGACGGCGACGGCGCGAAAGAAGGATTCAATGCCGCCGAAGCCCTCGCGGCATCGAAGATTCCGTACGCGCATATCCAGCCCTACGCAGATCCGCGCATCACCGAAAACCCCCAACCTGGCCCGACGATAAAGGTCCGATGA
- a CDS encoding SEC-C domain-containing protein — translation MERARRLHLAAIADGGEVAGDARVWYALFLLEYDDALAGRAMLDTILAEGPDDYAIYESVAEAFEALEAPEEALHWFEAGLARQRLIGDDGAEGFGEYQLAIGRSRVRESLGLPEDADDRWAEQQRRSWADRIDRRGSSSSARPTVLSMFYLPEGEFDAAMRRWPELRNQYDSHVEHRASVESRLREADSGLSLRVSAAGVAGLAEYAAAHDRDPAQSNTRAAYAAELSRLGRDIAWPPGRNESCWCGSSRKYKKCCGRPT, via the coding sequence TTGGAGCGCGCCCGCCGTTTGCATCTCGCGGCGATCGCCGATGGTGGCGAGGTCGCCGGTGATGCGCGGGTTTGGTACGCGCTGTTCCTGCTCGAGTACGACGACGCACTCGCGGGTCGGGCGATGCTCGACACGATCCTTGCCGAGGGTCCGGATGATTACGCCATATACGAGTCCGTCGCTGAGGCTTTCGAAGCTCTTGAAGCGCCGGAGGAGGCGTTGCACTGGTTCGAAGCCGGCCTGGCTCGGCAACGACTGATCGGTGACGACGGTGCGGAAGGGTTCGGCGAATATCAACTCGCGATCGGCCGCAGCCGTGTCCGGGAGTCGCTCGGGTTGCCCGAAGACGCCGATGACCGCTGGGCCGAGCAGCAGCGCCGGAGTTGGGCTGACCGCATCGATCGTCGGGGCAGCTCCTCATCGGCACGGCCCACAGTTCTGTCGATGTTCTATCTCCCGGAGGGCGAATTCGACGCCGCGATGCGTCGATGGCCGGAACTGCGGAACCAGTACGACAGTCACGTCGAGCATCGTGCGTCGGTCGAAAGTCGGCTCAGGGAAGCCGATTCCGGGCTGTCCCTGCGTGTGTCCGCAGCTGGTGTCGCGGGCTTGGCCGAGTATGCGGCAGCCCACGACCGGGATCCGGCGCAGTCGAATACCCGCGCGGCGTATGCCGCGGAATTGAGCCGTCTCGGCCGCGACATCGCTTGGCCTCCTGGCCGAAACGAGTCCTGTTGGTGTGGGTCGTCCCGGAAATACAAGAAGTGCTGTGGTCGACCGACCTGA
- a CDS encoding Fic family protein, producing MNWPPHRNEERIWNPHQRQGSRADRTLERITVAIPPRIGKLDYDPTGSVARTHEAALIAIARLEAGFGEHLAPLADFLLRSESVASSKIEHIDAGWRAFGKAVAGGKASDEARSQLAAVKALIAMVDAAGAGTIQLDDLLGAHRLLMAVDYYTSRDAGQLRDVQNWIGGSDYTPINAAHIPPPPELVPELIADLLVFVNRDDLPILAQAAIAHAQFESIHPFTDGNGRIGRALISTVLRRRGLTRRVTVPLASVMLADTGRYFMHLNRFRTGDVNAFVEYLAIGAIHASEAAQDSALALADLPRRWRDIVRPRTNSADETLLAALLETPILNADNAQRIAGTTDASTYRALGRLTDAGILELLSDSNRNRIWAATDVLAEMDALSAAIGRRTIEHL from the coding sequence GTGAACTGGCCACCGCATCGCAACGAAGAGCGAATCTGGAACCCACATCAGCGCCAAGGCTCGCGGGCGGACCGGACCCTCGAGCGGATCACGGTCGCGATTCCGCCCAGAATCGGCAAGCTCGACTACGACCCAACCGGCAGCGTTGCCCGAACCCACGAAGCGGCATTGATCGCGATCGCCCGCCTCGAAGCCGGATTCGGCGAGCATCTGGCGCCGCTGGCCGACTTCCTGCTGCGTAGCGAGTCCGTCGCGTCCTCCAAGATCGAACATATCGATGCGGGCTGGCGAGCCTTCGGCAAAGCTGTCGCGGGTGGCAAAGCCAGCGATGAAGCGAGGTCGCAACTGGCGGCGGTCAAGGCCCTGATCGCGATGGTCGATGCGGCCGGTGCGGGCACGATCCAGCTCGACGATCTACTCGGAGCACATCGGCTACTGATGGCCGTCGACTACTACACCTCTCGCGATGCGGGACAACTGCGCGATGTGCAGAACTGGATCGGTGGCAGCGACTACACGCCGATCAACGCCGCGCATATCCCGCCGCCCCCCGAACTCGTTCCTGAGTTGATCGCCGATCTGCTGGTCTTCGTCAACCGGGATGATCTGCCGATCCTCGCGCAGGCCGCCATCGCGCATGCCCAGTTCGAGTCCATTCATCCGTTCACTGACGGGAACGGACGCATCGGGCGGGCACTGATCAGCACTGTGCTGCGCCGCCGCGGCCTCACCCGCCGAGTGACCGTACCGCTGGCATCGGTCATGCTTGCGGACACAGGCCGATACTTCATGCACCTCAACCGATTTCGCACTGGCGACGTCAACGCGTTCGTCGAATACCTGGCAATAGGCGCGATCCATGCCAGCGAGGCAGCACAGGACTCCGCCCTGGCCCTCGCCGACCTGCCGAGGCGCTGGCGAGACATCGTTCGCCCCCGGACCAATTCGGCGGACGAAACCCTCCTCGCAGCGCTGCTCGAAACCCCAATCCTCAACGCTGACAACGCACAACGGATCGCCGGCACCACCGATGCCAGCACCTATCGGGCACTGGGAAGGTTGACCGACGCGGGGATTCTCGAGCTCCTCTCGGACAGCAACCGCAACCGCATCTGGGCCGCGACTGATGTGCTGGCGGAGATGGACGCGTTGAGCGCGGCGATTGGGCGACGCACGATCGAACATCTCTGA
- a CDS encoding HNH endonuclease gives MTIEARDRKILWGRSHNLCAICRQPLVLEATATDRESVVGDEAHIVAQSGGGPRAGLIPAADLDKYDNLILLCKVHHKQIDDQPRFFNAEYLRELKAAHERWAAEKFDLPAADDVRQRSSGNVEIAAEIARLDAATVGWDPHQSSRGNPTGQYVTFAGRQGIYWALVGILLLMAVLATAGAIAGNWAWRIAFVGFIAVDVPLVIGFWRLAMQPIQLEVGAVGVQTFFPKNSAWMPWDLIDRIEVTRVDGNLGVVAWSRYADTYPTASEEGMGAHYVPALNAVRLCPLGPLRNGKPDIVRALRFYGQNRCT, from the coding sequence ATGACGATCGAAGCTCGGGATCGGAAGATTCTGTGGGGGCGTTCCCATAACCTGTGCGCGATCTGCAGGCAGCCACTGGTCCTAGAAGCGACGGCAACCGATCGCGAGTCCGTGGTCGGCGACGAGGCGCACATTGTCGCCCAATCGGGTGGGGGCCCGCGAGCGGGGCTGATTCCCGCTGCAGACCTGGATAAATACGACAATCTAATCCTGCTATGCAAGGTCCACCACAAGCAGATAGATGACCAGCCAAGGTTCTTCAATGCCGAATACCTGCGGGAATTGAAAGCAGCGCATGAGCGATGGGCGGCGGAGAAGTTCGATCTCCCCGCCGCAGACGACGTTCGGCAGAGATCCAGCGGCAACGTCGAAATAGCGGCTGAGATCGCCCGACTGGACGCGGCGACGGTGGGTTGGGACCCGCACCAGTCTTCGCGCGGCAATCCCACCGGCCAGTACGTGACATTCGCAGGCCGCCAAGGGATTTACTGGGCGCTGGTCGGTATACTGCTGCTCATGGCTGTTCTGGCGACAGCCGGAGCGATCGCGGGTAACTGGGCGTGGCGAATCGCCTTCGTTGGCTTCATCGCCGTCGATGTCCCTTTGGTCATCGGATTTTGGCGTCTGGCAATGCAACCCATTCAACTGGAGGTTGGTGCTGTCGGCGTGCAGACCTTCTTTCCGAAGAACTCTGCGTGGATGCCGTGGGATCTGATCGATCGCATCGAAGTGACCCGAGTGGACGGCAACCTCGGTGTCGTGGCATGGAGCAGATACGCCGATACCTATCCCACGGCCAGCGAGGAGGGTATGGGAGCGCACTATGTTCCAGCACTGAATGCCGTCAGGCTGTGCCCGCTCGGCCCGTTACGGAACGGGAAGCCCGATATAGTCCGCGCCCTGCGGTTCTACGGCCAGAATCGCTGCACTTAG
- a CDS encoding nucleotide pyrophosphohydrolase, giving the protein MTIDDLRDMVTEFSQRRDWEEFHTPKNLVMALTGEVGELAEIFQWLTPEQSQAVCDDEQGRVKVEHEIADVLMYLLRLAAVLDIDLAAAVQTKLRVNEGRYPVELARGRAAKYSELG; this is encoded by the coding sequence ATGACCATCGACGATCTGCGGGACATGGTGACGGAATTCTCCCAGCGGCGGGATTGGGAAGAGTTCCACACACCGAAGAACCTGGTGATGGCGCTGACCGGTGAGGTCGGCGAGCTGGCGGAGATCTTTCAATGGCTGACACCCGAACAGAGCCAAGCAGTTTGCGACGATGAGCAGGGCCGGGTCAAGGTCGAACATGAGATTGCTGACGTACTGATGTATCTGTTGCGACTTGCGGCCGTGCTCGACATTGACCTCGCCGCTGCGGTACAGACGAAGCTGCGGGTGAACGAAGGCCGGTATCCGGTGGAGCTCGCGCGGGGGCGCGCGGCGAAGTATTCCGAGCTCGGGTAG